In one Vulgatibacter incomptus genomic region, the following are encoded:
- a CDS encoding ParA family protein: MRRIAFINEKGGTCKTTLAVNVAAWLASARGARVLLCDLDTQGHAGKSLGIDVRTLSPTIADLLCDPKVHVNQVVRPTPVAGLDLLPSNKSLARFPLEVAGRIDRERCLLEKLSDLAGYDFVIFDGPPSMGLVTQNILLAAEEVVVPVGMTYFALDGCAEVKETVETVRRESGHASLRISLVVPVLYRKTALADAILAKLRDHFPDELCKTVLGWNVQIDEAQSHGKTIWEHAPSSKGAQLLEAIAREVAIRGAAKTARLEQAS; encoded by the coding sequence GTGCGGCGCATCGCGTTCATCAACGAGAAGGGCGGGACCTGCAAGACCACCCTCGCCGTCAACGTGGCGGCGTGGCTCGCCTCTGCCAGGGGCGCACGGGTGCTGCTCTGCGACCTCGACACCCAGGGGCACGCGGGCAAGAGCCTGGGTATCGACGTGCGGACCCTCTCGCCGACCATCGCGGACCTGCTCTGCGATCCGAAGGTCCACGTGAACCAGGTGGTCCGTCCGACGCCGGTGGCGGGTCTCGATCTGCTCCCGTCGAACAAGTCGCTGGCTCGCTTTCCCCTCGAGGTCGCCGGCCGGATCGATCGGGAGCGCTGCCTCCTCGAGAAGCTCTCCGACCTCGCAGGCTACGACTTCGTGATCTTCGACGGACCGCCGTCGATGGGACTGGTGACCCAGAACATCCTCCTCGCCGCGGAGGAGGTGGTGGTCCCGGTGGGCATGACCTACTTCGCCCTCGACGGCTGCGCGGAGGTGAAGGAGACGGTCGAGACGGTGCGGCGCGAGAGCGGGCACGCCTCCCTCCGGATCAGCCTGGTGGTCCCCGTGCTCTACCGGAAGACCGCCCTCGCCGACGCGATCCTCGCCAAGCTGCGCGACCACTTCCCCGACGAGCTCTGCAAGACCGTGTTGGGCTGGAACGTGCAGATCGACGAGGCCCAGAGCCACGGGAAGACGATCTGGGAGCACGCGCCCTCGTCCAAGGGCGCCCAGCTCCTGGAGGCGATCGCCCGGGAGGTCGCGATCCGGGGCGCCGCGAAGACGGCGCGCCTCGAGCAGGCGTCGTAA
- a CDS encoding ArsA family ATPase — protein sequence MTDPIDALLQRRVIVCVGSGGVGKTTVAAALALRAAAAGRRAIVLTIDPAKRLANALGLEQLGNVETRVDDERLRRAGIETEGELWAMMLDLKRSWDDFIGRHVSPDKREAILQNRFYQTLSSALAGSQEYIATEKLYELYSEGKYDLLVLDTPPTAHALDFLEAPRRILDFLESSSVRAMAGPAMAAGKLGLKLMSFGGSLAGRALSKLTGAETLEELVRFMLEIQDTYGVFKDRAAKVKALFGSDETAFFVVTSAQASAIDEAIYFHHLLAEERIPIAGVVANRIHRDFLGDSPLPSRQDLAEALSSAGVRDTGDPPLSERLARTSAEARAMARLDRRNLERLEAATRRSPQLRVPSFDADVYDLPGLWAVDRHLFPAR from the coding sequence ATGACCGATCCCATCGACGCGCTCCTCCAGCGCCGCGTGATCGTCTGCGTCGGCTCCGGCGGCGTCGGCAAGACCACCGTCGCTGCGGCCCTTGCGCTGCGGGCGGCAGCGGCGGGGAGGCGGGCGATCGTCCTCACCATCGACCCCGCCAAGCGGCTCGCCAACGCCCTCGGGCTCGAGCAGCTCGGCAACGTGGAGACCCGCGTCGACGACGAGCGCCTGCGCCGCGCGGGCATCGAGACCGAGGGCGAGCTCTGGGCGATGATGCTCGACCTCAAGCGCTCCTGGGACGACTTCATCGGCCGCCACGTGAGCCCCGACAAGCGCGAGGCGATTCTGCAGAACCGCTTCTACCAGACGCTCTCGTCGGCGCTCGCGGGTTCCCAGGAGTACATCGCCACCGAGAAGCTCTACGAGCTCTACTCGGAGGGCAAATACGATCTCCTCGTCCTCGACACGCCTCCCACCGCCCACGCCCTCGACTTCCTCGAGGCGCCCAGGCGCATCCTGGACTTCCTCGAGAGCAGCTCCGTGCGGGCAATGGCCGGGCCTGCGATGGCCGCGGGCAAGCTCGGCCTCAAGCTGATGAGCTTCGGCGGCTCCCTCGCCGGCAGGGCGCTCTCCAAGCTCACCGGCGCTGAGACGCTGGAGGAGCTCGTCCGCTTCATGCTCGAGATCCAGGATACCTACGGCGTCTTCAAGGATCGGGCAGCCAAGGTGAAGGCGCTCTTCGGGTCGGACGAGACCGCGTTCTTCGTGGTGACCAGCGCCCAGGCCTCTGCGATCGACGAGGCCATCTACTTCCACCACCTCCTCGCCGAGGAGCGGATCCCGATCGCCGGCGTGGTCGCGAACCGGATCCACCGGGACTTCCTCGGTGACTCTCCCCTGCCCTCCCGGCAGGATCTCGCCGAGGCGCTTAGCTCTGCCGGCGTGAGAGACACGGGCGATCCTCCCCTCTCGGAGCGCCTCGCGAGGACGTCAGCCGAGGCGCGGGCGATGGCGCGCCTCGATCGGCGAAATCTCGAGCGCCTCGAGGCAGCGACCCGCAGGAGCCCCCAGCTCCGGGTGCCGAGCTTCGATGCCGACGTATATGATCTCCCAGGTCTGTGGGCGGTCGACCGCCACCTCTTTCCGGCGAGGTAG
- a CDS encoding PrkA family serine protein kinase — translation MKEAHEMESLVARIAAMQDHKSYQEQHWEGSFEDYLRLIQQNPKITRTAYQRLYDMILSHGKTEYIDNKKKLIRYHFFHDEKFGGRDAVFGLDVPLMKLVNVFKSAAERYGTEKRVILLHGPVGSSKSTIARLLKKGMEAYSRTPEGAMYTFSWMLDKRRPDGTVEREVMACPMHEDPLHLIPAEWRAATYESLCPPGSTFQVPDTGELCPACRFVFKELMTEYKGDWQELLKHVKVRRLILSEKDRVGIGTFQPKDEKNQDSTELTGDINYRKIAEYGSDSDPRAFNFDGEFNIANRGIIEFVEVLKLDVAFLYDLLGASQEHKIKPKKFPQTDIDEVIIGHTNEPEYRKLQNNEFMEALRDRTVKIDIPYITKLAEEVKIYEKDYNQAKIRGKHIAPHSLEMAAMWGVLTRLEEPKKHNLTLLQKLKLYNGKSLPNYTEDNIKELRKEALREGMEGISPRYVQDKISNALVSDKGDGCLNPFMVLNELEAGLKTHSLISSEEVRKRYRELLATVKQEYEDIVKNEVQRAISADEDSIKKLCSNYIDNIKAYTQKERVKNKYTSQYEEPDERLMRAIEEKIDIPEARKDDFRREIMNYIGALAIEGKTFDYRTNERLHKALELKLFEDQKDTIKLKNLVSSVVDKDTQEKIDVVKERMIRDYHYCEVCSTDVLNFVASIFARGDAKD, via the coding sequence ATGAAGGAAGCCCACGAGATGGAGAGCCTCGTCGCCCGAATCGCGGCGATGCAGGACCACAAGAGCTACCAGGAGCAGCATTGGGAGGGCTCCTTCGAGGACTACCTCCGGCTGATCCAGCAGAATCCCAAGATCACGCGCACGGCCTATCAGCGGCTGTACGACATGATCCTCTCCCATGGGAAAACGGAGTACATCGACAACAAGAAGAAGCTGATCCGCTACCACTTCTTCCACGACGAGAAGTTCGGTGGGCGCGACGCCGTCTTCGGCCTCGACGTGCCCCTGATGAAGCTGGTCAACGTCTTCAAGTCGGCGGCCGAGCGCTACGGCACCGAGAAGCGGGTGATCCTGCTCCACGGCCCGGTGGGCTCGTCGAAGTCGACCATCGCCCGGCTGCTCAAGAAGGGCATGGAGGCGTACTCGCGCACCCCCGAGGGCGCGATGTACACGTTCAGCTGGATGCTGGACAAGCGTCGCCCCGACGGCACCGTCGAGCGCGAGGTGATGGCCTGCCCAATGCACGAGGATCCCCTCCACCTCATCCCGGCGGAGTGGCGGGCGGCCACCTACGAATCGCTCTGCCCTCCCGGCTCTACCTTCCAGGTCCCGGACACGGGTGAGCTCTGCCCCGCGTGCCGCTTCGTCTTCAAGGAGCTGATGACGGAGTACAAGGGCGACTGGCAGGAGCTGTTGAAGCACGTGAAGGTGCGGCGCCTCATCCTCTCCGAGAAGGACCGCGTCGGCATCGGCACGTTCCAGCCGAAGGACGAGAAGAACCAGGACTCCACCGAGCTCACCGGCGACATCAACTACCGGAAGATCGCCGAGTACGGCTCGGACTCCGATCCGCGCGCCTTCAACTTCGACGGCGAGTTCAACATCGCCAACCGCGGCATCATCGAGTTCGTCGAGGTGCTCAAGCTCGACGTGGCCTTCCTCTACGATCTGCTCGGCGCTTCGCAGGAGCACAAGATCAAGCCGAAGAAGTTCCCTCAGACCGACATCGACGAGGTGATCATCGGGCACACGAACGAGCCCGAGTACCGCAAGCTCCAGAACAACGAGTTCATGGAGGCCCTGCGGGACCGTACGGTGAAGATCGACATCCCGTACATCACCAAGCTCGCGGAAGAGGTGAAGATCTACGAGAAGGACTACAACCAGGCGAAGATCCGCGGCAAGCACATCGCCCCGCACTCCCTGGAGATGGCGGCGATGTGGGGCGTGCTCACCCGGCTCGAGGAGCCGAAGAAGCACAACCTCACCCTCCTGCAGAAGCTGAAGCTCTACAACGGCAAGTCGCTGCCGAACTACACCGAGGACAACATCAAGGAGCTGCGCAAGGAGGCGCTGCGCGAGGGCATGGAGGGGATCTCCCCCCGCTACGTGCAGGACAAGATCTCGAACGCGCTGGTGTCCGACAAGGGCGATGGCTGCCTCAACCCCTTCATGGTGTTGAACGAGCTCGAGGCGGGCCTCAAGACCCACTCGCTGATCTCCTCCGAGGAGGTCCGCAAGCGGTACCGCGAGCTCCTCGCCACCGTGAAGCAGGAGTACGAGGACATCGTCAAGAACGAGGTCCAGCGCGCGATCTCCGCCGACGAGGACTCGATCAAGAAGCTCTGCTCCAACTACATCGACAACATCAAGGCCTACACCCAGAAGGAACGGGTGAAGAACAAGTACACGTCGCAGTACGAGGAGCCGGACGAGCGCCTGATGCGCGCCATCGAGGAGAAGATCGACATCCCCGAGGCCCGCAAGGACGACTTCCGCCGCGAGATCATGAACTACATCGGCGCGCTCGCCATCGAGGGCAAGACCTTCGACTACCGGACCAACGAGCGCCTGCACAAGGCCCTGGAGCTCAAGCTCTTCGAGGACCAGAAGGACACGATCAAGCTGAAGAACCTCGTCTCCTCCGTGGTGGACAAGGACACCCAGGAGAAGATCGACGTGGTGAAGGAGCGGATGATCCGCGACTACCACTACTGCGAGGTCTGCTCCACCGACGTTCTCAACTTCGTCGCGTCGATCTTCGCGCGTGGCGACGCAAAGGACTAA
- a CDS encoding nicotinate phosphoribosyltransferase, which produces MGAALQTDLYELTMAAAYLREGSSERRAVFELYVRHLPPSRGYGIAAGLEAALRFLEELRFTPEELEALEALPALAEGFRVSGFRRRLEELRFTCDVWAMPEGTAFFGGEPLLRVEGPLIEAQLVETRLLSVLNHASAIASKAARFAWAARPASVVEFGARRAHPDAAVDAARAAYIGGCDGTSNLEAARRFGIPIFGTAAHSFTMSHESELEAFRSYIETFPDTSTLLIDTYDTLEGARRAAAVGGERLRGVRLDSGNLEVLAFGVRRILDDAGLSEARIVVSGDLDENVVQRLLSRGAPIDVFGVGTRLTVSTDAPALGGVYKLVSIEREGRMEPATKLSEAKIAWPGAKQVYRHRGREGELAFDELGLADEPAPEGAESLLVQVMRGGQRMGEGEPLSASRARAVASVAALPEPVRRIARDRRPARYEVRPTRALVALLEEARANVAAEAGLST; this is translated from the coding sequence ATGGGCGCGGCACTCCAGACCGACCTCTACGAGCTGACCATGGCGGCGGCCTACCTCCGGGAGGGGAGCTCGGAGCGTCGCGCCGTCTTCGAGCTCTACGTGCGGCACCTTCCGCCGAGCCGGGGGTACGGGATCGCGGCAGGCCTCGAGGCGGCGCTGCGCTTCCTGGAGGAGCTGCGGTTCACGCCGGAAGAGCTCGAGGCCCTCGAGGCGCTCCCCGCGCTGGCGGAGGGCTTCCGCGTGTCCGGCTTCCGCCGGAGGCTCGAGGAGCTGCGCTTCACCTGCGACGTGTGGGCGATGCCGGAGGGCACCGCCTTCTTCGGTGGCGAGCCCCTGCTGAGGGTGGAGGGGCCGCTGATCGAAGCGCAGCTGGTCGAAACCCGGCTCCTCTCCGTGCTCAACCACGCGAGCGCCATCGCCTCCAAGGCCGCGCGGTTCGCCTGGGCGGCGAGGCCCGCGAGCGTGGTCGAATTCGGTGCCCGGAGGGCCCACCCAGACGCGGCGGTCGACGCGGCCCGGGCGGCGTACATCGGCGGTTGCGACGGCACGTCGAACCTGGAGGCGGCGAGGCGCTTCGGGATCCCGATCTTCGGGACCGCGGCGCACAGCTTCACGATGTCCCACGAGAGCGAGCTCGAGGCGTTCCGGAGCTATATCGAGACCTTTCCGGACACGAGCACGCTCCTCATCGACACGTACGACACACTGGAGGGGGCGCGGCGGGCGGCGGCCGTCGGAGGGGAGCGCCTTCGAGGCGTGCGCCTCGACTCGGGAAACCTGGAGGTGCTCGCCTTCGGTGTGCGGCGGATCCTCGACGACGCCGGGCTCTCCGAGGCCCGCATCGTCGTGTCGGGAGATCTGGACGAAAACGTGGTCCAGCGGCTGCTCTCGCGAGGCGCGCCCATCGACGTCTTCGGCGTGGGGACCCGCCTCACCGTCTCCACGGATGCGCCCGCCCTGGGCGGCGTCTACAAGCTGGTGTCGATCGAGCGGGAGGGCCGGATGGAGCCCGCGACCAAGCTCTCGGAGGCGAAGATCGCGTGGCCGGGCGCCAAGCAGGTCTACCGCCACCGCGGCCGGGAAGGGGAGCTGGCCTTCGACGAGCTCGGCCTCGCGGACGAGCCGGCTCCGGAGGGCGCGGAGTCGCTCCTCGTCCAGGTGATGCGAGGCGGGCAGCGGATGGGCGAGGGCGAGCCGCTCTCGGCGTCCCGTGCGCGTGCGGTGGCGAGCGTGGCGGCCCTCCCGGAGCCCGTCCGGCGGATCGCCCGTGATCGTCGGCCCGCCCGTTACGAGGTGCGGCCGACCCGGGCCCTCGTCGCGCTCCTCGAAGAAGCGCGGGCGAACGTCGCGGCCGAAGCCGGGCTCTCCACCTAG
- a CDS encoding tetratricopeptide repeat protein codes for MIRRLAALSSIALLSAAGCAASSTALRPGDPAAAIQDEIEGFNEEELFACGAAAYQADDFVRAAACFSRLADRFPKSRRAHDAQYNAGVSYENLGAWQLALDRYRPLLKVPPPSDDLDVLWRVATCQYQLGEYDEAIALLEPVAARADLPAIDRIHARTHAAICKVEKGELSTAERDLRQALELYRRSSDGERIESYFPSQAQFFLGEIYRLHFSDAHLDDTDDAEKVRDQLEYKAQLLLSAQGHYLRTMRLGNPHWTTAAGQRVGGLYEELYDEMMEAPVPSNLDADQANLYRAMLRRKVRILVQKAISLYERTLAAAERSGVDTPFIAQTRESLDRMKRVLLADAARDEEDGVEEPPASATIPADADPGA; via the coding sequence ATGATCCGCCGCCTCGCCGCCCTCTCCTCGATCGCCCTCCTCTCCGCCGCCGGCTGCGCCGCGAGCTCCACCGCCCTGCGCCCCGGCGATCCCGCCGCCGCCATCCAGGACGAGATCGAGGGCTTCAACGAGGAAGAGCTCTTCGCCTGCGGCGCCGCGGCCTACCAGGCCGACGACTTCGTGCGCGCCGCGGCCTGCTTCTCCCGCCTCGCCGATCGCTTCCCGAAGAGCCGCCGCGCCCACGACGCGCAGTACAACGCCGGCGTCTCCTACGAGAACCTCGGCGCCTGGCAGCTCGCCCTCGACCGCTACCGGCCGCTGCTGAAGGTCCCACCTCCCTCCGACGACCTCGACGTCCTCTGGCGCGTGGCCACCTGCCAGTATCAGCTCGGCGAATACGACGAGGCCATCGCGCTCCTAGAGCCCGTGGCCGCCCGCGCCGACCTGCCCGCGATCGATCGCATCCACGCCCGCACCCACGCCGCGATCTGCAAGGTGGAGAAGGGTGAGCTCTCCACCGCCGAGAGGGATCTCCGCCAGGCCCTCGAGCTGTACCGTCGAAGCTCGGATGGCGAGCGCATCGAGAGCTATTTCCCGAGCCAGGCGCAGTTCTTCCTGGGCGAGATCTACCGTCTCCATTTCAGCGACGCGCACCTCGACGACACCGACGACGCCGAGAAGGTGCGCGACCAGCTCGAGTACAAGGCGCAGCTCCTCCTCTCCGCCCAGGGGCACTACCTGCGCACCATGCGCCTCGGGAATCCGCACTGGACCACCGCGGCGGGCCAGCGCGTCGGCGGCCTCTACGAGGAGCTCTACGACGAGATGATGGAGGCGCCCGTCCCCTCGAACCTCGACGCGGACCAAGCGAACCTCTACCGGGCCATGCTCCGCAGGAAGGTCCGGATCCTCGTGCAGAAGGCCATCTCGCTCTACGAGCGGACCCTCGCGGCGGCCGAGCGCTCCGGGGTCGACACGCCGTTCATCGCCCAGACCCGTGAGAGCCTCGATCGAATGAAGCGCGTCCTCCTCGCCGACGCCGCCCGCGACGAGGAGGACGGCGTCGAGGAGCCGCCCGCCTCCGCCACGATCCCCGCCGACGCCGACCCCGGCGCCTGA
- a CDS encoding FAD:protein FMN transferase, translating into MVTASLASCTTLAPMGRGPTLELPPELAGDDDTSVQAVPLGGGFYFASFPIMGTWFELTVAARDAGSATELAQTARDELMRLDRLMSEWRADSPVSAVNRAAGAAPVRVEREVFDLVAKAVEAAERSGGAFDPTWAGMRGVWRFGDAMDGQVPSDEEIESSRALVDYRKVRLDPEADSIFLESPGMALGLGGIAKGYAIDRLASLLRRAGAKDFVVKLGGDLYAAGRHGDRPWVAGIQDPRNPSRVLASLEVEDRSFSTSGDYERFFVKDGVRYHHIIDPATGRPATASRSVTALCTDATTSEVVTKPVFILGPDRGLPYAAALGCEVVVVDASGALHVSPGLDGCCGPEAGGPGSR; encoded by the coding sequence TTGGTAACGGCCTCGCTCGCGTCGTGCACCACCCTGGCCCCGATGGGCCGGGGCCCGACGCTGGAGCTGCCGCCCGAGCTCGCCGGGGACGACGACACCAGCGTCCAGGCGGTGCCGCTCGGGGGCGGCTTCTATTTCGCGTCCTTCCCGATCATGGGGACGTGGTTCGAGCTCACCGTCGCCGCGCGCGACGCAGGCTCGGCAACCGAGCTCGCGCAAACGGCGCGGGACGAGCTCATGCGCCTGGATCGCTTGATGAGCGAATGGCGGGCCGACTCGCCGGTCTCGGCGGTGAACCGCGCGGCGGGAGCCGCCCCCGTTCGGGTCGAGCGCGAGGTCTTCGATCTCGTGGCAAAGGCAGTCGAGGCGGCGGAGCGATCGGGCGGCGCCTTCGACCCCACCTGGGCCGGGATGCGCGGCGTCTGGCGCTTCGGCGACGCCATGGACGGCCAGGTCCCAAGCGACGAGGAGATTGAGTCTTCGAGAGCCCTGGTCGACTACCGCAAGGTGCGCCTCGACCCCGAGGCGGACTCGATCTTCCTCGAGAGTCCCGGGATGGCGCTCGGACTGGGCGGGATCGCGAAGGGGTACGCCATCGATCGCCTGGCGTCTCTTCTGCGCCGAGCAGGCGCGAAGGACTTCGTGGTCAAGCTCGGAGGCGACCTCTACGCCGCCGGACGCCACGGCGATCGCCCGTGGGTGGCCGGGATCCAGGACCCGCGAAATCCCTCTCGCGTCCTGGCTTCGTTGGAGGTGGAGGATCGATCGTTCTCGACCAGCGGAGACTACGAGCGCTTCTTCGTGAAGGATGGTGTGCGCTACCACCACATCATCGATCCGGCCACGGGCCGGCCGGCCACCGCCTCGCGCAGCGTGACCGCTCTCTGCACGGACGCCACGACCTCCGAGGTGGTGACCAAGCCGGTGTTCATCCTCGGCCCGGACCGAGGACTCCCGTATGCCGCTGCTCTCGGCTGCGAGGTCGTGGTGGTCGACGCCTCTGGCGCGCTCCACGTCTCGCCCGGCCTCGACGGTTGCTGCGGCCCGGAGGCAGGCGGTCCCGGGAGCCGGTGA
- a CDS encoding secondary thiamine-phosphate synthase enzyme YjbQ: MARAATVFELHTSRENEFVDLTPRLRSLVEKSGVTDGTVVVFCPHTTAGLTIQENTDPELKRDILGALESMVPKDRPYRHVEGNAPAHVKAMLLGTSCTLVLDGGRLLLGRWQAVYFVELDGPRDRMVQVKIFPS; the protein is encoded by the coding sequence ATGGCGCGGGCAGCAACGGTATTCGAGCTCCACACGTCTCGTGAAAACGAGTTCGTCGACCTCACCCCGCGCCTCCGGAGCCTCGTCGAGAAGAGCGGCGTCACCGACGGCACCGTGGTCGTGTTCTGCCCCCACACCACCGCAGGCCTCACCATCCAGGAGAACACGGACCCGGAGCTCAAGAGGGACATCCTCGGGGCCCTGGAGTCGATGGTCCCGAAGGATCGGCCCTACCGCCACGTGGAGGGCAACGCGCCGGCCCACGTGAAGGCGATGCTCCTGGGGACCTCCTGCACCCTCGTCCTCGACGGAGGCCGCCTCCTCCTCGGGAGGTGGCAGGCCGTGTACTTCGTGGAGCTCGACGGACCTCGCGATCGAATGGTCCAGGTCAAGATCTTCCCGTCCTGA
- the ruvX gene encoding Holliday junction resolvase RuvX: MRLLSLDVGDKTIGVAISEMASWTSPITTILRRNLEADMATLQGIIEERDPERIVIGLPLNMDDSEGPRAAKTRRFAAAARERFGVPIVLWDERLSTFEADQRLEEAGVPAHKRKAMIDMVAAQVILEAYLAAGAPERGLE; the protein is encoded by the coding sequence ATGCGACTCCTCTCCCTCGACGTCGGCGACAAGACCATCGGCGTGGCCATCTCGGAGATGGCCAGCTGGACCTCGCCGATCACCACGATCCTGCGCCGGAACCTCGAGGCGGACATGGCAACCCTCCAAGGGATCATCGAGGAGCGGGATCCCGAGCGGATCGTCATCGGCCTGCCTCTCAACATGGACGACAGCGAGGGGCCGCGCGCCGCCAAGACCCGCCGGTTCGCCGCCGCCGCACGGGAGCGCTTCGGCGTGCCGATCGTGCTCTGGGACGAGCGGCTCAGCACCTTCGAAGCCGATCAGCGCCTCGAGGAGGCCGGCGTCCCGGCCCACAAGCGCAAGGCGATGATCGACATGGTCGCGGCCCAGGTGATCCTGGAGGCCTACCTCGCAGCGGGAGCGCCCGAGCGGGGCCTCGAGTAG
- a CDS encoding DUF444 family protein, whose product MSLKIKQDHARFKAIVRGKIKQNLRKFIQKGEMVGKQGKDLITIPLPTIDIPHFRYGAKQQGGVGQGEGEVGQSLGPGQEQPGEGDGKAGQGEGQHLLEVDISFGELAEILGEELQLPKIEPKGTDRIVTEKTRYTGINTVGPESLRHFKRTYKQALRRQIASGTYDASRPVIVPFREDRRYRSWRTTPQPEAAALIVYIMDVSGSMGDEQKEIVRIESFWIDTWLRHHYKGLAARYIIHDAVAREVDRETFFHTRESGGTMISSAYKLAAEMIEKDHPSNAWNTYVFHFSDGDNWSADDTRLCLEIVKERILPNVNLFAYGQVESPYGSGQFIRDLRESCNDDERVALSEIADKEAIYGSIKEFLGKGK is encoded by the coding sequence CTGTCTCTCAAGATCAAACAGGACCACGCCCGCTTCAAGGCGATCGTCCGCGGGAAGATCAAGCAGAACCTGCGGAAGTTCATCCAGAAGGGCGAGATGGTCGGGAAGCAGGGGAAGGACCTCATCACCATCCCCCTGCCGACCATCGACATCCCGCACTTCCGGTACGGCGCCAAGCAGCAGGGCGGCGTCGGCCAGGGAGAGGGCGAGGTCGGGCAGAGCCTCGGCCCCGGGCAGGAGCAGCCCGGGGAGGGCGACGGGAAGGCCGGCCAGGGCGAGGGACAGCACCTCCTCGAGGTCGACATCTCCTTCGGCGAGCTCGCCGAGATCCTGGGCGAGGAGCTCCAGCTCCCGAAGATCGAGCCGAAGGGCACCGATCGGATCGTCACCGAGAAGACGCGCTACACCGGCATCAACACGGTGGGGCCCGAGTCCCTGCGGCACTTCAAGCGGACCTACAAGCAGGCGCTGCGCCGGCAGATCGCCTCCGGCACCTACGACGCCAGCCGGCCCGTGATCGTCCCCTTCCGGGAGGATCGCCGCTACCGCTCCTGGCGGACGACGCCGCAGCCCGAGGCCGCCGCGCTGATCGTCTACATCATGGACGTCTCGGGTTCGATGGGCGACGAGCAGAAGGAGATCGTCCGGATCGAGTCCTTCTGGATCGATACCTGGCTGCGCCACCACTACAAGGGCCTCGCCGCCCGCTACATCATCCATGACGCCGTGGCCCGCGAGGTCGATCGCGAGACCTTCTTCCACACGCGCGAGTCGGGCGGGACGATGATCTCGTCCGCCTACAAGCTGGCCGCGGAGATGATCGAGAAGGATCACCCGTCGAACGCGTGGAACACCTACGTCTTCCATTTCTCCGACGGAGACAACTGGAGCGCGGACGACACGCGGCTCTGCCTAGAGATCGTGAAGGAGCGAATCCTGCCGAACGTGAACCTCTTCGCATATGGCCAGGTCGAGAGCCCCTACGGCTCCGGGCAGTTCATCCGGGATCTCCGGGAGAGCTGCAACGACGACGAGCGCGTGGCCCTCTCCGAGATCGCCGACAAGGAGGCGATCTACGGCTCGATCAAGGAATTCCTGGGGAAGGGGAAGTAG
- a CDS encoding ArsA family ATPase, with product MSLLDRRLLVTAGKGGVGRSTVSAALALVAASRGKRVLVCEVNSHERISALLGAPRVHETIRRVARGVDAVVVRPDEAMREYALMQLRFKPLYKAVFENRFASRFLRFIPSLPELVMLGKILFHVKEERWDLVIVDAPATGHGLTFLGVPQALIETIPRGTMRSEAEWMRELLRDPSATAVNLVSLPEELPVNETVELARATRGSLRMSLGGVFLNRYVEARFDQEELSGLASSSGVLGAAANGARAHEVRAGMSMRYRQKLEEIGRPLVALPLLYPGLVEPSGDFSRASVEALADVIRREAA from the coding sequence ATGTCGCTTCTCGACCGCCGCCTCCTCGTGACAGCCGGGAAGGGCGGTGTGGGCCGCTCCACCGTCTCCGCCGCGCTTGCGCTCGTCGCCGCCTCCAGGGGGAAGCGGGTGCTGGTGTGCGAGGTGAACTCCCACGAGCGGATCTCGGCGCTCCTGGGCGCGCCGCGGGTCCACGAGACGATCCGGCGGGTCGCCCGCGGAGTCGACGCCGTCGTGGTCCGTCCCGACGAGGCGATGCGCGAATACGCGCTGATGCAGCTCCGCTTCAAGCCGCTCTACAAGGCGGTCTTCGAGAACCGCTTCGCCTCCCGCTTCCTCCGCTTCATTCCCTCCCTGCCCGAGCTGGTGATGCTGGGGAAGATCCTCTTCCACGTGAAGGAGGAGCGCTGGGATCTGGTGATCGTGGACGCGCCGGCCACCGGACACGGGCTCACGTTCCTTGGCGTGCCGCAGGCCCTGATCGAGACGATTCCGCGGGGCACCATGAGGAGCGAGGCCGAGTGGATGCGGGAGCTCCTCCGCGACCCCTCCGCCACGGCGGTGAACCTCGTCTCCCTCCCCGAAGAGCTGCCGGTGAACGAAACCGTGGAGCTGGCCCGTGCCACACGGGGCTCCCTCCGGATGAGCCTCGGAGGGGTCTTCCTGAACCGCTACGTCGAGGCCCGCTTCGACCAGGAGGAGCTCTCGGGCCTCGCCTCGTCCTCCGGCGTCCTCGGCGCCGCCGCAAACGGCGCCCGTGCCCACGAGGTCCGGGCAGGGATGTCCATGCGCTACCGCCAGAAGCTCGAGGAGATCGGGCGTCCGCTCGTCGCCCTTCCCTTGCTCTACCCGGGCCTCGTCGAGCCGAGCGGGGACTTCAGCCGCGCCTCGGTGGAGGCCCTCGCCGACGTGATCCGCCGGGAGGCGGCATGA